The sequence TCCCGCAGCAGTAATGGCTTGACGGAATTCATGGTCTTGCACGTCGCCCACCGCATAAACGCCTTCGACACTCGTTTCTACGGAACCACCTTGGGTAACAATATAACCAATATCGTCTAAGTTGAGTTGACCTTGGAACAGTTGAGTATTTGGCGTATGCCCGATCGCATAAAATAAACCGCCAGCCGGTAAGTTGCTCTCTTCTCCCGTTTGGTTTTGCTTAACTCTTACCCCTTTGAATTTTCCGCCTTCTCCGTATACATCAATGGCTTCTGTATTCCAATGTACGGTAATTTTTGGATGCTCGAGGACTCGGTCTTGCATGGCTTTCGAGGCGCGCATTCGATCGCGGCGTACGAGTAGATGGATGTGAGAACCATATTTAGTTAAATACATGGCTTCTTCTGCGGCCGTATCTCCTCCACCGATAACGACTAACTCAACGCCTTTAAAGAGCGGGGTTGCTCCGTCGCAAATCGCACAAGCAGAGACGCCGTTGCTCCAGAACTCTTGCTCGTGGGGAAGACCGAGTCGCTTTGCCGTCGCCCCAGTGGCAATAACGATAGTGTGAGTTTTGAGTTCTCTTTCTTGCGATCGCACGGTAAACGGCCGCTGACTTAAGTCTACTTCCGTTACGTCTTCGGTGTATAACTCTGCCCCCCAACGTACCGCTTGCCCTTTCATCCGCTCCATCAATTGCGGCCCGGTAATGCCTTCGGGAAATCCCGGAAAGTTCTCGACTTCTGTGGTCGTCATGAGCTGACCTCCAGGAATGCCGCCCATTTGATAACCTTCAAATACGACGGGTTTTAGGTTGGCCCGACCGGCATAAATGGCAGCGGTAAAACCGGCTGGACCGGAACCAATAATAACTAGGTTTTCGACAGCAGGACTGTTCATATCTAATCCAAACTCATAACGACTACGCTTAAGAACAGTATACCAGATATTCTGGATTGAGATTCAGCCCAATCGGTAGGCTATATAGTCAGTAACTCAAGAATCTCAATCATTATGGCATTCATCTACACTCGAATTGTTCGATTTGACGACACTGACGCGGCGGGAGTGGTGTATTTTGCCAATTTATTTCGATTTTGTCATGAAGCTTATGAAGCCTCTCTCGCCGCTGCAGGAGTTGAGATCGGGGAGTTTTTCGGGCGATCGCCAATGGCCTGTCCGATTATCGAAACTCAGGGTAAATTTTATCATCCCATGACCGTTGGCGATCGCCTAGAAATTTCCCTAAACCCAGAGCAACTCAAGTTAGATGAATATCAGATAACTTATACCGTTGCGATTGGCGATCGCGCCGTCGCCGAAGCTACGACTCGTCATGTCTGCATTGATACCGAGCTTCGTCACCGAAAAGACTTACCCTCGTTCTTATTAGATTGGTTGCGCGCCCCCTAAGCGATCGAAATCGTTCCAGTTGCAGGCAAATATGACTATCCAATCTTTATTTTTGATTCCGGATTGCTAGTTATCTTCCATGAAGCATAGAACACCGCAACATTCCCGTTCCCCATTCGTCGCATAAAGCGCCTATGATATTCTCCATTGATAGAGTGTTGTGTGTGGAGTGTGAAATGGTTCAATCGTTGTCTAAACCTCAAACCCCCTTATCAAACCGTTCGGCAGGAGTACAGGAAGATCGCACCTGGACTCCTCTAAACTTACCCCCATCTCGCCTATTCGGAACTGACGGGATTCGCGGCCGAGCGGGAGACCTGCTCAATGCCCCCTTTGCCTTACAATTGGGGTTTTGGGCCGGACAAGTGTTGCGTCCTGTGGGAATCTCTTCCGGAATTGTCATTTTAGGACAAGATTCGCGTAACTCCAGCGATATGCTGGCCATGTCTCTCTCCGCCGGTTTGACGGCAGCAGGATTGGAAGTGTGGAATATCGGCCTGTGTCCGACTCCTTGCGTTGCTTACCTCACTGCGGCTACCGAGGCGATCGCCGGAATTATGATTTCCGCCAGCCACAATCCGCCAGAAGACAACGGAATCAAGTTTTTTAACGCCGAAGGTACAAAGCTATCGAAAGCGGTTCAGGCGGACATAGAAGCGGCTCTGCGCGGACATAGTTCTGCCTCCAGCTATCCTTGGGGACGCCACTACCACCGTCCCGAGTTGTTGCAAGACTATGCCACATCCTTGCATCAACCGTTGGTGAATAGCCTGGATTTGCAAGGAATGCGCATTGTTCTCGATCTGGCTTGGGGAGCTGCCGTTCCCGTCGCTCCCGATGTATTCCAAGACTTGGGAGCTGAGGTCATTTGCTTGCACAACCGCGCTGATGGCGATCGCATTAACGTCCACTGCGGTTCCACTCATTTGGCGTCTCTGCAAGCAGCGGTACAGGAGCACGATGCCGATATGGGATTTGCCTTTGATGGAGATGCCGATCGCGTTATTGCGGTAGACTCCCAAGGACGGCCCGTGGATGGGGATTACATTCTCTACCTTTGGGGATGCACGTTGCATCATGCCAACAAGTTACCCAACCAAACGATTATCTCTACGGTGATGGCGAATCTGGGCTTCGAGCGAGCTTGGGAAAAACTGGGCGGAACTCTGGTACGGACGGCAGTTGGCGACCAACACGTTCATGCGGAAATGCTGAAAACCGGCGCGATGCTCGGTGGCGAACAATCCGGTCATATTCTCTGCCACCACTACAGTTTAACCGGAGATGGGGTACAAACGGCGTTGCATATTGCTGCGATCGTGCGGCAGTCCGGTACTCCTCTGGTAGAATTAGTGAACCAAAGCTTCCAACCTTATCCGCAACTCTTGAAAAATGTGCGAGTTGAAGACCGGCAAACTCGGCTGAACTGGCACGCTTGCGAACCGTTGCAGGATGCGATCGCTCGTGCGACGGAATCTCTGGGAGAGCAAGGCCGAGTTTTGGTCAGAGCATCCGGTACCGAACCGGTGGTGCGCGTCATGGTAGAAGCCAGTCACGACCATTTAGCTGAATATTGGACGGAGAATTTAGTCGGCGCGGTACGACACCATTTAGTCTAATTTATTGTCTGAGTCGGGCGTTTTGCGATCGTCCGACTCAAATAAAATCGCTTATCTAAGGCCATGGAGAGGCTTCGATCTCAACGTAATTGCGATCGCGCTCTAAAAAACTCAGGATTGAATAAGTTGTATTCCAAGCCTCTGGAAAAAATCATTGAAAATGCGATCGAAATCAGCATCTGATGGAATCTCCATACTCTCATGGAATCCCATAACATGAGAAGCAACATCTCTAATTTGCCAGAAAAAACGATAGTTCAGCAAATCGGATAAATACCATGCTCTACACAAATCAATTCGAGCCATTATTGTTTCTGAATTCAAGCACACTGCTATACTGAGATAATCATTTGCAACCGTCTCGATCGTTTCTATCCGATATCCACAGCGTTCTATCCGGTCTGAGACCGTTTGTATCCATTGCTCAAATTCAATAACTATCGGATCGGGTTTTTCTAGGATTTCTAATTTCGATTTTGCATCATTAAACAATTCTAACTCGCGTGCATTTAAATGGCTTGGATCTCGATCTATAATTTTTCGATACAGTGCGATTATAGTTCGTGCATCTGAAGTAATCAATGCTTCACAAGACATCACGCGTATATTATCTGAATCGATTGGTTTTGCCATTGCCAAGGTTTGTTTGCTCTGCTCATCTTCTCCACTGAGATAAAGCGAATAACTTAATTCTACAATCGCATTTATATTATCCGGCTCTATTTCTAGAACTCTTTGATAAATAGGGATACTAAATTCAGTGTCGGACAAATATTTTTCACCAATGGTTTCCAAAAATACAAGATCGCGTTCTTGAGCGAGCAGAAACTGAAACTGCTCTTCACATTCTTTATAGCTAATTTTATTACTCGTACAGTCAGAAATTATTTTCTCGATTGGTTTCATGGTTATATGTTGGGGAAAACTCCATACTGTTATACCTAAAAGGCTAGCACCATCATTGTTTACTTTCCTTCTCTTGCCTCACCGATCGCACTATAGTAGCTGAGAAACAAAGCTACTGCGGATTGAATAATCCGATCGCATTCTTCCTCCGATACGGGAGCTTGGTTGCCAATTAATTGCGGCCAAAAGACAAAGGCTTTAATCAAACTAGTAAATTGTGTTGCGGCAAACTCAGCATTAGTAATTGCGAGACGATTATCCTGACTCGCAGCTTCAATCCATGCGATGAGTCCGCTGTTAAACTTGTCATGTTCGCGAAAGGTTGATTCGGCAATATCGGGTGACTGCAGAAACCGAGATACGATCGCTCTCGATAATTGCATAAAATCATCGCTAGTGAGTGTCTGCGCGATCGCCTTCCCGATATCGAAAAGCTGTTCGGCTAATGGCAGCTCGGGCATATAAACATAATCGCTCATGGTTTGCGATCGCGCCAGCAACTCGGAGACAATTGCCGCAAACAAGTCCTCTTTACTGGCAAAATGGTTGTATACCGTTCGCTTCGAGACCTCAGCAACGGCAGCAATCCGATCCATACTCGTTCCATCAAAACCATGTTGCTGAAATTCAGCTACCGCAGCGGCTAGAATGGCGGCTCGTTTCTTGTCGGTTAATCGCATTTCCTTATCTTCAGAGCGTCGATCGCACAAAAATTGCACTTAGGGGTTTACTTTTTTCGTTTGTATTGGTTACACTGTACGGTGTAGTTTACTTCACGGCGACCCATTTCGCCAAACACGCGCTCTCCACAAGTAATCCATATACGAGTAATCGATAGAGGAATATCTCCAATGAATGCAAGAATCTCTAACAGTGGCTTTTCCGATTGGACTCCGGACAAACTTCCCAACCTGAGTGGGAAAACCTATCTGATTACAGGAGGAAATTCCGGGATTGGTTTAGAAGCAGCTAAAATGCTCGCCAAAGTTAACGCGAATCTGATTATCGGCTGCCGCAGTACCGGGAAAGCCGAACGAGCTGTAGCCGAACTTGCAGCGATCGGATCGGGAACGGTAGACTATATTTTAGTCGATCTCTCGAAGATGTCATCCGTGCGATCGGCTGCCGCAGACATTCAAAAACGCGATGTTGCTCTGGATGGTTTGATTGCCAACGCGGGAATTATGCAAACCCCAGAAACGCGCACGGAAGATGGCTTCGAGCTACAACTGGCAACCAATCATCTCGGCCATTTTCTCCTGAGTGGGTTATTGTTCGATCGTGTAGAACAAGCATCCGGTCGTATTGTGGTTGTGAGCAGTATAGCCCATAAATTCGGCGCGATCGCTTTTGACGATTTGATGCTAACTCAAGATTACGATTCTTCTCGCGCATACGGTCAAAGCAAACTGGCGAATCTCTTGTTTGCCTTTGAGTTGCAGCGCAGACTGGAAGCGGCTGGCAGCTCGGTTTCCTGCTATGCTTGCCATCCCGGTTATTCTGCCACGCAACTACAGAGTACCGGACCGAAAGGATTTTGGAATGTATTGTATAAGTTGACCAATGCAATTATGGCGCAACCAGCGTATAATGGCGCTATTCCCACAGTTTTAGCCGCCGCAGGAGCAGAAGCCGTACCCGGTGCGTATTACGGCCCGCAATCCATGATGGAAGCTCGCGGCCGGGTGAGCGATGCCACCGTAGCTCCGCAAGCGTTGGACGAAGAAGTTGCCGCGCGACTGTGGGGAGAAAGCGAGAAGTTAGTGGGATATGAATGGACATTGCGATCGCCCACTCCTGCCTCTTAGCCAATTAGGGTGCGTTAATAACGCATCCTGCACAATTGTGTTTATTCGAGAAAATCTAGTAAGGCGGTATCCAATAATCCCGTAATTCCATCCACCGGGAAAATGGGAACGCCTAACTGCTCTTGCACCATCTCTACGGTCAGATCGTCCAGGAAACAAGATTCCCCGTGCTTTAACATCACCGTTGGTAATAAAATACCATCCCCTAAGTCTTTTCCCGATAACTTTGCGACTAAATCTTCTCCGGTTAATAAACCAGTCACCGTAATCTCTTGTCCCCAATAGTCGCTATTTATCGCTTGCAACTCTATAGTTAATCCGGCAATTTGATTTAACTGCTGAACCAAGGACTGAAACGCATGTTCTACGGCATTTCCTACCACCCAACTGAAGCGCCGAGGAGGAGAAATGCGATCGCAATTATAGTCGGCAATGGTTTCCGCAAACTCGCGAATAAAGAGCTGAATCGAACCGACTCCATTCCCAATTTGCGGATAGTCCTCATAATGAGATTCCGGAGGCAAATCCACCCCAGCAATTAAGAACCATTCATCGGCCAGCCAAGCCACCGTGGAATCATAATTCTGCTGAAATTTCTGTTGCAACTCTTGCACTTGCGCAATAACTTCTCGCGCTTTTTCTGGTGTTACTGGAATCAGCTCGTCTTCAGTCGGACGAAAGCGAGTTAATCCCACGGGAACTACGGCAACTGAGGCCACAGTTGGAGTTTCTCCGTAATGAAAGCGAGCTAAATCTAGGAGAGTTTGTTCCAGATGTATGCCATCATTAATTCCCGGACAAACCACAACTTGCGCGTGAATTTGCAATCGCCGTTCCTGAAACCATTGTAACTGTTCCAAAAGTTTTCCCGCTCGCGGGTTTTTCAATAGGCGAGTTCTGACCTCCGGTTCGGTGGCATGAACGGAAACGTAGAGCGGAGAAAGACGCATGGATTCAATACGCTGCCATTCTTTTTCGCTCAAATTGGTTAGAGTTAAATAACTTCCGTATAAGAAACTGAGGCGATAGTCATCATCTTTGAAGTAAAGACTTTTGCGTTTTCCCGGCGGTTGTTGGTCGATAAAACAAAACGGACAGCGATTATTGCATTGAATTAAACCATCAAATAAGGCAGTTTCAAATTCTAAACCCAGGTCTTCGTCGTAATCTTTCTCGATTTCAATATGATGGACGACTCCTCGGCGATCGCAAGCTTCCAGTTCCAGAAATTCATCGGCACACAGAAACTGATAGTCAATTAAATCTCGCGGTTTTGTACCATTAATTGAAACGATCGCATCCCCCGGTTCAAAGCCAATTTCCGCAGCAATGGAGTCAGGCAAGACTTGGGTAATTTTGGCAGGACGAGTGGAGGAGATGCTCATGTCAATGAATAATTAATAGTTAATAATTATTTTTGAATCTGGTCTAGCTGTTGGGAATAAATTGAGTGGCGATGCCGATTAAGATAACGATGCCGAAGATCAGACGATACCAAATAAAGAGCCAAGTACTGCGGGTTTGCAAAAATTTAATCAACCAGGCGATCGCAATATAAGAGAAAAAGGCAGAAGATACGAGTCCGACAATCAGGGATGGAAGTCCGACTCCTGATGTTTCGGAATCTAATAATCCGACGAGTTCGACTAACCCCGCTAGGGTAATGGCGGGAATTCCCAGGAGAAAGGAAAATCGCGCCGCAGTGGCTCGTTCCAGTCCCATAAAGAGTCCGGCAGTAATTGTAGACCCCGAGCGAGAAACTCCCGGAATAATCGCGAGAGCTTGCGCGCATCCCATGAGAATACCATCTTGCATTCCCAGGCGATCGTAATCGCGCTGGCGAGAACCCCACTTTTCGGCAATTCCTAATAAAATGGCCATGACGATAGAGGCGATCGCGATCGATGTCATTTTGCGGATCGGCGACTCATCAAAGTTGGGAACGAAGACCTTAATTCCTAATCCAATAGCAGCGATCGGCACAGTACCTAGAAAAATTCCCCCAACCATTCGTACGGTATTGGATTGATAGTCTTGTTTTTGAATGGCTTCAATCGTTCCTAGCGTCAGTTGTCGCAGGTCTTCCCAAAAGTACCAAAACACCGCACCAATGCTGCCGAGTTGAATTGTCGCGCTGAAGGCAATCCCCGGATCTCCCCATCCGAGCAGGACGGGAATAACCTTCAGGTGAGCCGTGCTGCTGATGGGGATAAACTCGGTCATTCCCTGGACTAATCCGAGGATAAAGGCTTGCAAGATATTTACACTATTTGCCGGAGGAATTAGACTTTCTTGTCCTTGCAGAACTGTGGGAACGAGCAGGGTGCAGGATAAGGTGAGTCCAAAGAGAACGAAGAGCGAGAGCTTGCGCGGTTTATCCATGGAGTTTGGAGTAGGGGAGTAAGGGGAAGTGTCAGTTGGGTGGCTGGTTATGGAGTCTCGAGGGTGGGATCTTCAGTGGGTGTAGAGGCTGTTTCAACAACTTCTAAAGTTTGAGGATCTAACTGCGGAACGGGGGAATATTGCATCTCCCAGGTTTTCAGCAAAATTAGATATTCATAGAAGCTTTGTAGGGTACACCAGGCTAAACCGGGGGAGCCATCGAGACATCCACCCAAGATAAAATACATATAAAAGAAACGCACCACCGGTCGTAAGGGAATGCGCAAAGATAAATCTTTCAGCGCGCGTCGCCGTTCGACTTCAGTTTTCCCAAACACCAATGCCGACCAATCAACGTCTCCTTCTTCTAACTGACGAATGGTTTCTGCCGCTTCATCGGTGGAATAGCGATTGTGCTTTTCAATCCAACGACTGAGGCCTTTACTACAGGTATAGTGGGGATAGGTTTCTTGTAAAAAGCCGGTCGGCCCGTCGCACTCCTCCCGTTCCGTATGGCCGTAGTCGCTAAACCAAACGCGATCGGGCCGTAATAAGCGTAATTGGTAACGAGGATATTGGGTACTGCGGCGAATCCAGCGATTCATAAAAATGACTCGTTCCGCCACGTAATACCCGACAATTTCCGTCGATTTCATCGCGTCTAAACATTCGGCGAATAACTCTGGAGTCATGCGCTCGTCGGCTTCGAGGATATAAATCCAGGGATATTTTGCCGGGATTTCTTTAAGCATCCAAGTGCGTTGGCGGCCGTGACTTTCAAAGCGGTGTTGCACGGCGCGAACCGGGTAGCGTTGGGCAAGTTCCATGGTGCGATCGCTACTAAATGAGTCTACAACAATGACATCATCGGAAAGTGCAGCAGACTCAATACAAGGCCCTATATCCAGTTCTTCGTTATAGGTGAGGATATAAATGGAAAACATCTTCAGGGTTGAGGTTGGATTACCAGTTCCGGAGTATGGATATGGAGATGAAAAAACCGATCGCTGACGAAGCCAAAGGCATGAGTTATCTCTATCTGGCGTCTTGGCGATCGGTTACGGTAGGCTGAGTTTACTTGCGGCGCTTTTTCCGCTTGCCGCCTCCACCAAACTGAACTCCAGCCAAACCAATTCCCAAATATCCGACGGCCAGCAACCCGCCATTAATCGATTGTGACATAGACTTGAGCGTATTAACCTGAATTTGGTTTGCCTGCTCTTGTTTGCGTTCGCGAATTCGCTGCTGCGCGCGATCGGGCAGGGTACCAATTTGTTGGTCGATGAAGGAGTCGATCTCATTGGGGTTTGCTTGAAACTGCCGCAAGAGCTGGGCCTGCTGCTCCGGAGATTGCTCGATCGCTTGAGCGAGCTGTTCGGGGTTATCGAGCAAGCCGGTGATTTGGGCTTTGAATTGGGCCCGCTGCCGGTCTAAAGTCGCCTGAACTTGAGGATTGTCCAGTTGTACTTGCTCTTCTGCATTTTTCGCTTCTCGGTCAAGGGTAGCGAGCAATTGGGTGCGAGCGCGGACGGTATCAATGCTGTGTAGGGGAACCAGGAGCACGTAGACAATACCTAAAATGAGAGAGGTGAAGACGGCTGCCGATTTTAAAAGTCCTTGTTTGGAGCCGAGCATTCCGGAGGCATCTTTAATCCAAATTCCCCCCAAGAGTAGAACAATTCCAACGAGGGGAATGACGCCGCGATCGATAAGCTGAGTGGTGTAGCCAAGCCTCCATTGACGATTTAGCGGATTGGGAGGCATGGCTAAGATTAAAATATCAATGATAAATGAGACAATCATGATTAAGCCGACCAGTTGCAGCGACCGAGCGGCTAAAGAAGAAATGGAATTACTACTTGCTTTCATGTGAAATTGTTACTATTGGTTATGGAAGATGAAGACCATTTAAGATACCCTGGGGCCACTGAGCTGAAATGACCAGGTCAAGGATAACACTTCAGGCAAGGAATCTTAGTGACAATGGATTTTTTCTGGGGAACCGCAGCACTGGGTATACTACAGTCTAATCGAGTATTTTTTGGGTTTCATTATTCTCCGGTGGGAAATGCGTATCACGATCTCTAGTTTCACTCCAATTTTCCAAAACGTCTATCTCCGGATAGGTGTATTGTTCGGCGTCGGGATTTTTCTCTCCGGACAACCAGCGTTGGCCG is a genomic window of Roseofilum casamattae BLCC-M143 containing:
- the trxB gene encoding thioredoxin-disulfide reductase, which encodes MNSPAVENLVIIGSGPAGFTAAIYAGRANLKPVVFEGYQMGGIPGGQLMTTTEVENFPGFPEGITGPQLMERMKGQAVRWGAELYTEDVTEVDLSQRPFTVRSQERELKTHTIVIATGATAKRLGLPHEQEFWSNGVSACAICDGATPLFKGVELVVIGGGDTAAEEAMYLTKYGSHIHLLVRRDRMRASKAMQDRVLEHPKITVHWNTEAIDVYGEGGKFKGVRVKQNQTGEESNLPAGGLFYAIGHTPNTQLFQGQLNLDDIGYIVTQGGSVETSVEGVYAVGDVQDHEFRQAITAAGTGCMGAMLAERWLSANGLGEEFKHDEKQVVTDAAKEAAKPETTDTADTFDITETRHKGGYALRKLFHESDRPLLVMYTSPTCGPCHSLKPILGKVVDEFTNTIHYIQIDIEADPDIAENAGITGTPTVHLFKDRELLQELKGVKPKSQYRDVIQTSL
- a CDS encoding acyl-CoA thioesterase; the encoded protein is MAFIYTRIVRFDDTDAAGVVYFANLFRFCHEAYEASLAAAGVEIGEFFGRSPMACPIIETQGKFYHPMTVGDRLEISLNPEQLKLDEYQITYTVAIGDRAVAEATTRHVCIDTELRHRKDLPSFLLDWLRAP
- the glmM gene encoding phosphoglucosamine mutase, producing the protein MVQSLSKPQTPLSNRSAGVQEDRTWTPLNLPPSRLFGTDGIRGRAGDLLNAPFALQLGFWAGQVLRPVGISSGIVILGQDSRNSSDMLAMSLSAGLTAAGLEVWNIGLCPTPCVAYLTAATEAIAGIMISASHNPPEDNGIKFFNAEGTKLSKAVQADIEAALRGHSSASSYPWGRHYHRPELLQDYATSLHQPLVNSLDLQGMRIVLDLAWGAAVPVAPDVFQDLGAEVICLHNRADGDRINVHCGSTHLASLQAAVQEHDADMGFAFDGDADRVIAVDSQGRPVDGDYILYLWGCTLHHANKLPNQTIISTVMANLGFERAWEKLGGTLVRTAVGDQHVHAEMLKTGAMLGGEQSGHILCHHYSLTGDGVQTALHIAAIVRQSGTPLVELVNQSFQPYPQLLKNVRVEDRQTRLNWHACEPLQDAIARATESLGEQGRVLVRASGTEPVVRVMVEASHDHLAEYWTENLVGAVRHHLV
- a CDS encoding tetratricopeptide repeat protein, with the protein product MKPIEKIISDCTSNKISYKECEEQFQFLLAQERDLVFLETIGEKYLSDTEFSIPIYQRVLEIEPDNINAIVELSYSLYLSGEDEQSKQTLAMAKPIDSDNIRVMSCEALITSDARTIIALYRKIIDRDPSHLNARELELFNDAKSKLEILEKPDPIVIEFEQWIQTVSDRIERCGYRIETIETVANDYLSIAVCLNSETIMARIDLCRAWYLSDLLNYRFFWQIRDVASHVMGFHESMEIPSDADFDRIFNDFFQRLGIQLIQS
- a CDS encoding TetR/AcrR family transcriptional regulator, producing the protein MRLTDKKRAAILAAAVAEFQQHGFDGTSMDRIAAVAEVSKRTVYNHFASKEDLFAAIVSELLARSQTMSDYVYMPELPLAEQLFDIGKAIAQTLTSDDFMQLSRAIVSRFLQSPDIAESTFREHDKFNSGLIAWIEAASQDNRLAITNAEFAATQFTSLIKAFVFWPQLIGNQAPVSEEECDRIIQSAVALFLSYYSAIGEAREGK
- a CDS encoding oxidoreductase, which codes for MNARISNSGFSDWTPDKLPNLSGKTYLITGGNSGIGLEAAKMLAKVNANLIIGCRSTGKAERAVAELAAIGSGTVDYILVDLSKMSSVRSAAADIQKRDVALDGLIANAGIMQTPETRTEDGFELQLATNHLGHFLLSGLLFDRVEQASGRIVVVSSIAHKFGAIAFDDLMLTQDYDSSRAYGQSKLANLLFAFELQRRLEAAGSSVSCYACHPGYSATQLQSTGPKGFWNVLYKLTNAIMAQPAYNGAIPTVLAAAGAEAVPGAYYGPQSMMEARGRVSDATVAPQALDEEVAARLWGESEKLVGYEWTLRSPTPAS
- a CDS encoding TIGR03279 family radical SAM protein, with the protein product MSISSTRPAKITQVLPDSIAAEIGFEPGDAIVSINGTKPRDLIDYQFLCADEFLELEACDRRGVVHHIEIEKDYDEDLGLEFETALFDGLIQCNNRCPFCFIDQQPPGKRKSLYFKDDDYRLSFLYGSYLTLTNLSEKEWQRIESMRLSPLYVSVHATEPEVRTRLLKNPRAGKLLEQLQWFQERRLQIHAQVVVCPGINDGIHLEQTLLDLARFHYGETPTVASVAVVPVGLTRFRPTEDELIPVTPEKAREVIAQVQELQQKFQQNYDSTVAWLADEWFLIAGVDLPPESHYEDYPQIGNGVGSIQLFIREFAETIADYNCDRISPPRRFSWVVGNAVEHAFQSLVQQLNQIAGLTIELQAINSDYWGQEITVTGLLTGEDLVAKLSGKDLGDGILLPTVMLKHGESCFLDDLTVEMVQEQLGVPIFPVDGITGLLDTALLDFLE
- a CDS encoding undecaprenyl-diphosphate phosphatase; this encodes MDKPRKLSLFVLFGLTLSCTLLVPTVLQGQESLIPPANSVNILQAFILGLVQGMTEFIPISSTAHLKVIPVLLGWGDPGIAFSATIQLGSIGAVFWYFWEDLRQLTLGTIEAIQKQDYQSNTVRMVGGIFLGTVPIAAIGLGIKVFVPNFDESPIRKMTSIAIASIVMAILLGIAEKWGSRQRDYDRLGMQDGILMGCAQALAIIPGVSRSGSTITAGLFMGLERATAARFSFLLGIPAITLAGLVELVGLLDSETSGVGLPSLIVGLVSSAFFSYIAIAWLIKFLQTRSTWLFIWYRLIFGIVILIGIATQFIPNS
- a CDS encoding glycosyltransferase family 2 protein, producing MFSIYILTYNEELDIGPCIESAALSDDVIVVDSFSSDRTMELAQRYPVRAVQHRFESHGRQRTWMLKEIPAKYPWIYILEADERMTPELFAECLDAMKSTEIVGYYVAERVIFMNRWIRRSTQYPRYQLRLLRPDRVWFSDYGHTEREECDGPTGFLQETYPHYTCSKGLSRWIEKHNRYSTDEAAETIRQLEEGDVDWSALVFGKTEVERRRALKDLSLRIPLRPVVRFFYMYFILGGCLDGSPGLAWCTLQSFYEYLILLKTWEMQYSPVPQLDPQTLEVVETASTPTEDPTLETP
- the hpsJ-B gene encoding hormogonium polysaccharide biosynthesis protein HpsJ — encoded protein: MKASSNSISSLAARSLQLVGLIMIVSFIIDILILAMPPNPLNRQWRLGYTTQLIDRGVIPLVGIVLLLGGIWIKDASGMLGSKQGLLKSAAVFTSLILGIVYVLLVPLHSIDTVRARTQLLATLDREAKNAEEQVQLDNPQVQATLDRQRAQFKAQITGLLDNPEQLAQAIEQSPEQQAQLLRQFQANPNEIDSFIDQQIGTLPDRAQQRIRERKQEQANQIQVNTLKSMSQSINGGLLAVGYLGIGLAGVQFGGGGKRKKRRK